The DNA window CTAGAATCATGAAACATTTCTAAGATTAGTTTGTACATTTACTGCAAGTGAAATTATTAACCTTGAGATAATTTGAAAACTTAGATTTCAAATAAATGGCATGcaagtttaacaaattttaaccTAAAACTTGAATGTTTAGATATGTAAGTGTAGACGTGAGACAATTTGAATGCTTAGATGCAAATAactttaaaacattcaaatatctcaaataaTCCTAATCCATTTATTGTTAAAGTTGTTAAAACAGTTATTATGATAAAGAATATCTCAAGATTTGTCATACAATGAAATTATATCTTGTCTGTACCCATCATAGGACAAATAGGTGCAGCAATTTACTTCGAATATGGCAACATATTTACAAAGCAGTTGTTAAAGACTTCAAGCAGTCATAAGGTCAAAAAAGAAATGAGCCCATTTTTGCCTTTATCATAtactttaattagtttatttaaaaattggtgAGCAAACATGTGAGACTAGAGACTTCAGGAAAATGATTTACCATTCAATCCTCGTAGTCTTCCGTTTGCTCTAACAAATAGTTAACAGCCAATTCCTCGTTACGATCACAGGCAAGGAATGCCTCAATTACAATGGCTCTGTCAAATCCCATTGCCTCAAGCTGAAAATGGAGACCACCTCAATAGTACAACACGAcaaatttgtgaaaaaaatgaatcaagagattaaagagaaaataaattatccaTGTGTGACACAGATAGAATAAGGCATTTCCTGATCAGCATGGTCGAACATATCCCTGAGAATTTAGTAACCATTAGCAATAGAAACATAAATAACCATAAAAGATTCCAAATAGGATTCTCCAAAAGGTGTCATTGTTTGAAAATAGatcttagttaaaaaattattggatATTTCTCATCTGGATCCGGATTTATATCCAAATCCAGTCTCCAGACACATAAAGTTTTTGAGTTCACTGATCTTTGGATACATAAATAACTATGAGATCTTCCCCCTATTGATCATTTGCAGTAAGCTAAAAAAGGAATGCACATATCAAATTCAATTATAGTGTTAGTCATAATATACTGACCTTCAGAAACTCTGTGTGATGCTCTTGTATAAGCCTTAACAGTTGTGGATTTTGCTTCCCAAGCTCCTGAAGCATGGGCTGCAAACGGAAAGAAGATATGATCTACCAACCCAAAAACCCATCTAAATAAGCATTTTTGCAAAACAGATTATCAAAAACACACCTGTAAAATTTGTGGATTTGATTGAACCATAGTGCGTAATCCTTGGAACTGAAAGCCAAATTCACAAAGAacccattaaaaataaattgtgccAGCATCACAGCAGGGACCCTGCttaaatgattttcattttaataagtttttaaagTCTCATTAGATGACTGAAAGTTGTCAATCTGGGTACTCCAAGCTTTGACCAAGGCTACCAATTACCAGTACAATTTCTATTTTGGGTTATGCatccaaaaatcaaaatgatctaaaatataatttgatcatGATCTTATCATGAGCAAGAAAAAAATCTCTATATCAAATGAGGCAAAAAAAATCACtattatttggatcatgatctagaaaatgatttatatacCAAAAAGAAGCAATAAAAATCCCACTATAATTTGGTTGATCCAAAATAATCATGACGCAAAAcaaatcttataccaaacgaAAAAAATAACTCTCAGTTTTAACTTTGTCGATTTTCCAATGTAACATGACAAATATAAGTTTCCAAATGGGATGAATGAAGAGTAATCAAAGCCTGTTGGTTGCTTCTGAGAAAAACAAGAGAACCAAGTCCATCGTTGCCACCACCAGAAATTGCTTCCTGTTACATCTTAACCATGCAATAaacagaaaaaaatatatagaggaCAAAGGAAGAAACTGAGAATGCTACCTGCGGAAACAAGTTTAGTGGAGATGAATTGGGTGCTCCGATAGAAGAAGCATTAGAAACTGTGCCCATTCCAGTCCCTTCCAAGGCAACCTGACTTGTAGGAAAGTGAGGCACAGGGACTGCAACTTCTGTTGTTTCTGGAATTCCCTACAATGTTAATAGATATATCAATATCTCACATgccaaaataaactaaaattaacaaGTTCAAGGGCATACTGAATATAAGTAATCTACAGCTCTCTCAGGATTGTTGTAAGCAGCTCGAAGAGCTCGAGTGACAGTTTCCTTATCCCAGTTGCCACCCCCCATATCAATTATTTGTTGAATGGTCTGCTCAAGATTACTAGAAGCAACCAAGTTTGAAGCTGCGTGAGTATAGGTATCAGATGATGAACTGCGAAAGCAACATAGTACCATTGTAGAAGTAGCTCCAATATTTATCTACATAAATTAGAATTTACTTGTTGTATCTCTCAAAAGATAATCTATCAGTCTAAAAGCATTCTTTTTGTGGAACACATTCACAATCCGATATTCCAGATCTGACTTACTCCACAAAGATTCTTCGTTCCTCGTCATCATAACTAAGTTTGTAGATGTGTCTTGATCTCTATTGGTGtcaccgatcctatcagaaatgcaaataataaattaaataaaaaataaataaaatattaggatatcgtcatatttataatatatttaataatttcgcCGATAATAATTGGAGTGTAACTAAgtttatcattataatttttctgggagagtttataataattaacacTTTTCTTAATTAACACTTTtctcaatgttttttttaagtgttattttattattaaaatatttttcattcttaGTTTTTCATATTTGTGAGATACTGTAGTAAATAAGGCAAATTTGgagtttctatattttttttgtttaaaaaaagtttcATATCTCACTTATTTGAACTAACaagtattttttgtttatttaaaatttatttgattacatgTAGTCTTAAAATTTAGATCATTACTTGGAAACACCTCTaaacaaaacttaattattaaatgtattttttttaatgtaagttcaatcttttattttatagagagaatgaaatgattttaatcatCACTCTTTCTTATAGATAAGGGGTCTTATTTAAGTGATGTcatcatatatattaacaatataaatcTTACTTATTGACTAACGACAATATTAGATATTTAGTAACatcttaattttgaataatttaatattcattaatgtcTTTTTGATTAATGactttatagtttataataatcattttaattaataattattttgattaattaatcaagAATTATTTAATGGCATTGCATGAATTATGATTATTGTGATgttatattgtttattattataattttaatttctgttcactcttaactttttttcttttttaatttttcacgtTCTTGATTGTGAACTTAATGTTCTTGTGAACTTAAATTTAcatcttcttaatttttttataaacagttAGTTGggataaacaattaatatttataattaaaattacccAAACGAAATGGAAAAATGTAATGGCAGAACTTAACTAACAAGGTtgtattttgatcaatttttgaatattgggTCGTTAGTTAATTAGTCTATATCATgtattttgtcatattt is part of the Impatiens glandulifera chromosome 1, dImpGla2.1, whole genome shotgun sequence genome and encodes:
- the LOC124928594 gene encoding ubiquitin receptor RAD23b-like gives rise to the protein MGGGNWDKETVTRALRAAYNNPERAVDYLYSGIPETTEVAVPVPHFPTSQVALEGTGMGTVSNASSIGAPNSSPLNLFPQEAISGGGNDGLGSLVFLRSNQQFQGLRTMVQSNPQILQPMLQELGKQNPQLLRLIQEHHTEFLKLEAMGFDRAIVIEAFLACDRNEELAVNYLLEQTEDYED